The Chryseolinea soli genome contains a region encoding:
- a CDS encoding CGNR zinc finger domain-containing protein — protein sequence MTRNPKIDEMRLDGGVPCLDFVNTVPDRFDGSDRDNLNNFSDLIYWARKAGILDKGAFAALEKAGQTNEKRARDFFAEAVDLRDLIYAIFKPIALKQKVRPADMEAFNKLTSKYFPFLEVVFQKDKFKEEWNFPPGHFYAITAPLVKSAHALLLSDTWSRVKECPNCGWLFWDTTKNGKRKWCSMEDCGSSAKALAWYHRQKK from the coding sequence ATGACCAGGAATCCGAAAATCGACGAAATGCGCCTGGATGGCGGCGTGCCCTGTCTTGATTTTGTCAATACCGTGCCCGATCGATTCGACGGATCAGACCGCGATAACCTGAATAATTTTAGCGACCTGATCTATTGGGCGCGCAAAGCAGGGATCCTCGATAAAGGCGCTTTCGCTGCATTAGAAAAAGCCGGCCAGACCAACGAGAAAAGGGCAAGAGATTTCTTTGCGGAGGCGGTTGATCTCCGCGATTTGATCTACGCGATATTCAAACCCATCGCACTCAAACAAAAAGTACGGCCGGCCGATATGGAAGCCTTCAATAAATTGACATCGAAATATTTCCCATTCCTCGAAGTCGTCTTTCAGAAAGACAAGTTTAAGGAAGAATGGAATTTCCCACCCGGTCATTTCTATGCGATCACGGCACCCCTGGTGAAGTCGGCGCATGCGTTGTTGCTTTCCGATACATGGAGCCGGGTCAAAGAATGTCCAAACTGCGGGTGGCTTTTTTGGGATACTACCAAGAATGGAAAAAGAAAATGGTGTAGCATGGAGGATTGTGGCAGCAGCGCGAAGGCTTTGGCATGGTACCACCGGCAGAAGAAATGA
- a CDS encoding Crp/Fnr family transcriptional regulator — translation MTKNGDLLRDENFLILHQFLVNHYGFSDRDSHDVFGKFQFVEIKKNTLLHQRNEVCQYAYFICQGCLRTFFTNRKGEENTRHIAFENHFVSAFSSFITQTPSLENVQALEHSKLLKIKQSDFFHLVNTHETFSKLYLRSLEQAQVLSTWRLESMLSMTARERYRDLRERMPEVILRLSNKQVASFLGITQESLSRLKAQK, via the coding sequence ATGACAAAAAATGGCGATCTCCTGCGGGATGAGAATTTCCTGATCCTCCATCAATTTCTCGTCAACCACTATGGTTTCTCCGACCGCGACAGTCACGATGTCTTTGGCAAGTTTCAGTTTGTGGAAATAAAAAAGAACACCCTGCTTCACCAACGGAATGAAGTTTGCCAGTACGCCTATTTTATTTGCCAGGGCTGTCTCCGGACCTTTTTCACAAACCGCAAAGGAGAAGAAAACACGCGTCACATAGCCTTTGAGAACCACTTTGTCAGCGCCTTCTCCAGCTTTATTACACAGACCCCGTCGCTTGAAAACGTGCAGGCGCTGGAACATTCCAAATTGTTAAAAATTAAGCAGAGCGACTTTTTTCATCTTGTCAACACCCACGAAACTTTTTCGAAACTCTATCTACGTTCGTTGGAGCAAGCCCAGGTCTTGAGCACCTGGCGGCTTGAGTCCATGCTCAGCATGACGGCACGCGAACGCTATCGGGATTTGCGGGAGCGGATGCCGGAAGTAATTCTCCGACTATCCAATAAACAAGTCGCCTCCTTCCTGGGGATTACGCAGGAGTCGCTGAGCCGTTTAAAAGCCCAAAAGTAA
- a CDS encoding PhzF family phenazine biosynthesis protein gives MKKLNYYVLDVFADQKYKGNQLSVVHSDDDLTLNQYHEIAREFGYSETSFIRYSTKENALMVRSFTPAEFEVIGAGHNLLGAVCLALLKGWDIFKNQGGSSHVMIKDTRIPVKITEESGLPYVAMKQAPATIMGTVPTDVVAKAVGLTPDDLDLNGWAINIVETEVAHLMVPVKDLDVLQKAVSNKSLLKAASGKYGFEGCYLFTTNQPNPAFLAEARFFNPGIGIDEDPATGTAAGPLAGYLEKLGHIKKDKDFRILQGTAVKHPSSIRVHVSSDGIWVSGSSVIVMEGTLYL, from the coding sequence ATGAAAAAATTGAATTACTATGTATTGGATGTATTTGCCGATCAGAAGTATAAAGGCAACCAACTTTCTGTTGTGCACAGTGATGATGACCTCACGCTCAACCAATACCATGAGATCGCCAGGGAATTTGGCTATTCCGAAACATCGTTCATCCGCTATTCAACAAAAGAGAATGCCCTGATGGTGCGTTCTTTTACACCGGCGGAATTTGAGGTGATTGGTGCCGGCCACAATCTTTTAGGAGCCGTGTGCCTGGCCTTGCTAAAGGGGTGGGATATTTTTAAAAATCAGGGGGGAAGTTCGCACGTCATGATCAAGGATACGCGGATCCCGGTGAAGATCACCGAAGAATCCGGTCTTCCTTACGTTGCCATGAAACAAGCACCCGCCACGATAATGGGAACGGTACCGACAGACGTGGTAGCGAAGGCCGTGGGGTTGACCCCTGATGATCTGGATTTAAACGGTTGGGCGATCAACATAGTTGAAACGGAGGTTGCCCACCTGATGGTCCCGGTAAAGGATCTGGACGTTTTACAAAAAGCGGTATCCAACAAATCCCTTCTAAAAGCGGCTTCCGGAAAATATGGTTTCGAAGGGTGTTACCTCTTCACCACAAACCAGCCCAACCCTGCGTTTCTCGCCGAAGCAAGATTCTTTAATCCGGGGATCGGGATCGACGAAGACCCGGCAACGGGAACAGCAGCCGGCCCGTTGGCAGGTTACCTGGAAAAACTCGGCCACATCAAAAAAGATAAAGACTTCCGGATCTTGCAGGGAACAGCCGTAAAGCACCCTTCATCCATTCGTGTCCACGTTTCAAGCGATGGGATTTGGGTGAGTGGTTCTTCCGTGATTGTTATGGAGGGGACTCTATATCTGTAA
- a CDS encoding winged helix-turn-helix transcriptional regulator: MATMNINGNVQEATCEQELAAIIDSLEILGGKWKLRIMRHLNNHAAETNTFKKIQREVEGISSKMLTKELRDLEINLLVTRTVLDTRPVSVSYSITEYGLSVLPVNEVLVQWGLNHRQRLKLS; the protein is encoded by the coding sequence ATGGCCACCATGAACATCAACGGAAACGTACAAGAAGCGACTTGCGAACAGGAGCTGGCGGCGATCATCGACAGCCTCGAAATATTGGGCGGAAAGTGGAAGCTAAGAATCATGCGCCACCTGAATAACCATGCCGCCGAAACAAACACATTCAAAAAGATCCAGCGCGAGGTGGAAGGGATCTCATCCAAGATGCTGACGAAGGAATTGCGCGATCTGGAAATAAACCTGCTCGTTACCCGGACGGTTTTGGATACCCGGCCGGTGAGTGTGAGCTATTCCATTACCGAATATGGTCTGAGTGTTCTACCGGTCAATGAAGTACTGGTGCAATGGGGACTGAATCATCGCCAAAGGCTAAAGCTTTCTTGA
- a CDS encoding TMEM175 family protein → MEKGDMVRESTPERINAFSDGVFAIIITIMILELKRPEHPTFVALWAEWPTWISYMASYGFIAIVWINHHFLMHHAKAPTLRLIWANFAHLFSVSLIPFLTDWMAETRLERVPVSMYAFTFLMVNITYLILIWETLGTKKSAGAPNQARRLFHLRSVLTNLIFGGAAIVALWHPYVGFAMACACLTLYLRPDVPGMRVGK, encoded by the coding sequence ATGGAAAAAGGCGACATGGTTCGCGAATCTACGCCGGAGCGTATCAATGCCTTCTCAGACGGTGTCTTTGCCATCATCATCACCATCATGATCTTAGAATTGAAACGCCCGGAGCATCCGACCTTTGTGGCGCTTTGGGCGGAATGGCCAACCTGGATCAGCTACATGGCGAGCTATGGTTTTATCGCCATCGTGTGGATCAATCACCATTTTTTGATGCATCATGCAAAAGCTCCCACCCTACGGCTGATCTGGGCCAATTTTGCCCATCTCTTCTCCGTGTCATTGATTCCTTTTCTCACCGACTGGATGGCGGAGACCCGGCTGGAGCGGGTTCCCGTTTCAATGTATGCTTTTACGTTCTTGATGGTGAATATCACTTACCTCATATTGATTTGGGAAACCCTGGGTACAAAAAAAAGCGCGGGTGCTCCGAATCAAGCCAGGCGGTTGTTTCATCTGCGATCGGTATTGACCAATTTGATCTTTGGTGGTGCCGCGATCGTTGCTTTGTGGCATCCCTATGTAGGGTTTGCTATGGCCTGCGCGTGTCTTACGCTTTATCTGCGACCTGACGTGCCGGGTATGCGAGTAGGGAAGTAA
- a CDS encoding RidA family protein yields MNSSIEFLNPDELLKNPAFSQAAVTKGNGSTIYIGGQNAITKDLEIIGKGNITLQTEYVLKNIEIILKACHASLDDLFKLTIYIVQGQDVRKGFEGAQGFLKKLKNPPVISGIIVAGLANPDYLVEIEAVAFKRDK; encoded by the coding sequence ATGAACTCAAGCATAGAATTTCTGAATCCCGACGAATTGTTAAAAAATCCTGCGTTCTCTCAAGCGGCCGTTACCAAAGGAAATGGGAGCACCATTTATATCGGTGGGCAGAATGCCATCACAAAAGACCTCGAGATCATTGGGAAAGGGAACATCACCTTACAAACCGAATATGTTTTAAAAAACATTGAGATCATCCTGAAGGCTTGCCACGCCAGCTTGGACGACTTGTTTAAATTGACCATCTATATTGTGCAAGGTCAGGACGTTCGAAAGGGTTTTGAAGGCGCTCAGGGCTTTTTGAAAAAGCTAAAAAATCCACCCGTTATTTCCGGAATTATTGTAGCGGGTTTAGCAAATCCTGATTATTTGGTAGAAATTGAAGCGGTTGCGTTCAAAAGAGACAAGTGA
- a CDS encoding DUF5597 domain-containing protein, with protein sequence MMKKLILLTLVLACTLALSHARELPKVVKRNGRYQLLVDGKPFLVLGAQLWNSSAWPSVTDKFWTQLRELNCNTLEAPVYWQNIEPEPGVFNFKELDNLILNARKEKLKLVLLWFASYKNGSSTYAPPWVLEHSEKYPLMKNGYGEEIQVLSPVSRVNLEADKRAFTALMKHVKETDSDSQTVIMIQVQNESGSLGTDRDYSEAANKLFDGNVPDKLATGLNKQAGKWSDLFGISAAETFNAWHIASYINEIADAGKAIYNLPMYANAWGREHLFHTPGEYPSGGPTTNMIGVWKIAAPQLDFLSPDIYISNPNVFIDLCEKYDRDDNMLFIPETANRITYARFHFYAIGNYHAKGLAVYGIDPFHADPNDKRSLDKLDERFSDIANNYKLLSKVSNTVLTLQEQNKIKAVGEEEGLYEQLVRFDEFDVLFDFGYPTYKDRAIRSGRALIGQLSPNEFLIVGFDAKFRFRPKYGSGFSKAEYVLVEEGYYEGDKWVRERLWNGDETYHSTLTPRGSVLKIRLKKVKSSAQGPIRANFEN encoded by the coding sequence ATGATGAAGAAGCTCATACTCCTGACCTTGGTGCTGGCGTGTACGCTGGCATTGTCGCATGCCCGAGAACTTCCCAAGGTGGTGAAGCGAAACGGCAGGTATCAATTGCTGGTGGATGGGAAACCGTTTTTGGTGCTGGGTGCTCAACTGTGGAATAGCAGCGCGTGGCCGTCTGTAACGGATAAGTTCTGGACGCAGCTGCGGGAACTCAACTGCAACACGCTCGAGGCCCCGGTCTACTGGCAGAACATCGAACCGGAACCGGGCGTATTCAATTTTAAAGAACTCGACAACCTGATCCTGAATGCCCGGAAAGAAAAGCTCAAGCTTGTTCTTCTGTGGTTTGCATCCTACAAAAATGGAAGCTCCACGTACGCGCCGCCGTGGGTGCTCGAGCATTCGGAGAAATATCCCTTGATGAAAAATGGCTATGGCGAGGAGATCCAGGTCTTGTCACCCGTATCGCGCGTCAACCTCGAAGCCGACAAGCGGGCCTTCACCGCCCTGATGAAGCACGTCAAAGAAACGGACAGCGATAGCCAAACGGTGATCATGATACAAGTACAGAATGAATCCGGTTCGCTGGGCACCGATCGTGACTACTCGGAAGCCGCCAATAAACTATTCGATGGCAATGTGCCGGACAAACTGGCTACGGGTCTGAACAAACAGGCGGGAAAATGGAGCGACCTCTTCGGCATCAGCGCCGCCGAAACTTTCAACGCCTGGCATATTGCGTCCTATATCAATGAGATCGCAGATGCCGGAAAGGCCATCTACAATCTCCCGATGTACGCCAACGCGTGGGGACGGGAACATTTGTTCCATACACCCGGCGAGTATCCCAGCGGTGGCCCCACCACCAACATGATCGGCGTCTGGAAGATCGCGGCTCCTCAACTGGATTTTCTATCGCCCGATATCTATATCTCCAACCCGAATGTCTTTATCGACCTGTGTGAAAAATATGACCGCGACGATAACATGCTCTTCATTCCGGAGACGGCCAACCGCATCACCTATGCGCGATTTCATTTTTACGCCATTGGCAATTATCATGCGAAGGGCCTGGCGGTCTATGGCATCGATCCCTTTCACGCTGACCCGAACGATAAGCGTAGCCTGGATAAACTGGACGAACGATTCTCTGATATCGCCAACAACTATAAGCTGCTTTCGAAAGTTTCCAATACCGTATTGACCCTCCAGGAACAAAACAAAATCAAAGCCGTTGGTGAAGAAGAAGGTCTGTATGAGCAACTCGTGCGCTTTGACGAGTTCGATGTGTTGTTCGACTTCGGTTATCCCACCTATAAAGACCGGGCCATCCGCAGCGGCCGCGCGCTCATCGGACAACTCAGTCCGAATGAATTTCTGATCGTGGGGTTCGACGCAAAATTCCGGTTCCGCCCCAAGTACGGTTCGGGTTTCTCCAAAGCCGAATATGTGCTGGTGGAAGAAGGCTATTACGAAGGCGACAAGTGGGTTCGCGAACGTCTCTGGAACGGTGATGAAACTTACCATTCCACGCTCACGCCAAGAGGCTCCGTGCTGAAGATCCGTCTCAAGAAAGTGAAGTCATCCGCGCAAGGACCGATCCGGGCAAACTTTGAGAATTAG
- a CDS encoding alpha/beta hydrolase yields MKTLFAVALIFLSWNVNASIDSLVHKRVVYKVADTSSLHLDIFYAPEALKQKNNTALVFIHGGGWAYGSPSEFFGACRRYAKAGVITFSIQYRLSKDAKGNVPVAGITPVECVKDARSAMRWVREHAREFSIDPQKIVVGGQSAGGHLSYATAYIDQHNEATDNLKVSPMPNAIISFSGTTNCMEAWCDMLLGEKRSQIWSISPAHNLKKGMPPTIAFHGEEDNVVPLWTIQFFKRDTEKFGNHFELITYEGRKHYLGAGNKTYSNLFDEEIMEKTDDFLRRYGFLK; encoded by the coding sequence ATGAAAACACTATTTGCAGTCGCCTTGATCTTCCTCTCCTGGAACGTCAACGCCTCCATCGATTCGCTCGTCCACAAGCGGGTGGTCTACAAGGTGGCCGATACCAGTTCGCTGCACCTCGACATCTTTTATGCGCCGGAGGCCCTGAAGCAAAAGAACAACACCGCACTGGTCTTCATTCACGGTGGCGGCTGGGCGTATGGCAGTCCCTCGGAGTTTTTTGGCGCATGCCGTCGCTATGCAAAGGCTGGTGTCATTACGTTTTCGATTCAATACAGGCTTTCCAAAGACGCCAAAGGCAACGTGCCGGTTGCTGGTATCACTCCGGTGGAATGCGTGAAGGATGCCCGCTCGGCCATGCGTTGGGTGCGGGAGCACGCCCGTGAGTTTTCCATCGATCCACAAAAGATCGTCGTGGGCGGACAATCGGCGGGGGGACACCTTTCCTATGCCACGGCCTACATCGATCAACACAACGAAGCGACCGACAACCTCAAGGTGAGCCCCATGCCCAATGCGATCATCTCTTTTTCAGGAACAACGAATTGCATGGAAGCCTGGTGCGACATGCTGCTCGGCGAAAAGCGCAGCCAAATTTGGAGCATCTCGCCAGCCCACAACCTGAAAAAAGGCATGCCACCCACCATTGCCTTTCACGGCGAAGAAGACAACGTGGTGCCACTCTGGACCATTCAGTTCTTCAAGCGGGATACGGAAAAATTCGGCAATCATTTCGAGCTCATCACCTACGAAGGGCGCAAGCACTATCTGGGCGCGGGCAACAAGACCTATTCGAATCTGTTCGATGAGGAGATTATGGAGAAGACCGATGATTTTTTGCGGCGATATGGTTTCTTAAAATAA
- a CDS encoding GNAT family N-acetyltransferase: MSEVIIKTGKENMDVKMIHRFLSEDSYWAKGISYTLVDHSLAHSFCAGAFIDDQQVGFGRVITDYCTFGWFADFFVLPEFRGIGVSKKILSHILEQPWSKRLRRKMLGTNDAHGLYRQFQFTDLAKPFNILEVHNPNAHLQHQQE, translated from the coding sequence ATGTCAGAAGTGATCATCAAAACCGGAAAAGAGAACATGGATGTTAAAATGATACACCGTTTTCTTTCAGAAGATTCGTACTGGGCGAAGGGCATTTCTTATACGCTGGTGGATCATTCCCTGGCCCATTCGTTTTGTGCAGGGGCCTTCATCGATGATCAGCAGGTTGGCTTTGGCAGAGTGATCACCGACTATTGCACGTTCGGATGGTTTGCCGATTTTTTTGTGCTTCCGGAATTCAGAGGAATTGGTGTCTCCAAAAAAATATTATCGCACATCCTGGAGCAGCCGTGGTCAAAGCGTTTAAGAAGAAAGATGTTGGGTACGAACGATGCGCATGGCTTATATCGTCAATTCCAGTTTACGGATCTTGCAAAGCCCTTCAATATACTGGAGGTCCATAATCCCAATGCCCATTTACAACATCAGCAAGAATAG
- a CDS encoding 3-keto-disaccharide hydrolase has product MKNITRFFLMAILVGVLSSFIAATHRDAMIAGVQDKWTELFDGKTLKGWHTLPGGTWTVEEGTIVGRSPVTEQRHGLLVSDRTYKDFVLDVTFKAIRGNSGIYFRTDVVGGNEGVRGFQAEVHPTDDIGGLYETNGRAWVVKPTADQVSRYYKPNAWNTMRITAKGRDITVTVNGIVSAELKNDPGNASGNIALQLHGGQDMLVMFKNVRIREL; this is encoded by the coding sequence ATGAAAAATATCACACGCTTTTTTTTGATGGCCATTCTGGTGGGCGTCCTCTCATCCTTTATAGCAGCAACACATCGCGATGCAATGATTGCCGGTGTCCAGGATAAATGGACGGAACTGTTCGATGGAAAAACCCTCAAAGGCTGGCACACACTTCCCGGCGGCACATGGACCGTGGAGGAAGGCACGATCGTTGGAAGAAGTCCGGTCACCGAACAGCGTCATGGTTTGCTCGTTTCGGATAGAACCTATAAGGACTTTGTGCTGGACGTTACCTTTAAGGCCATTCGCGGAAACAGCGGCATCTATTTCCGCACCGATGTCGTGGGCGGTAATGAGGGCGTGCGTGGGTTCCAGGCCGAGGTCCACCCCACGGATGATATCGGGGGACTCTATGAAACCAACGGCCGGGCCTGGGTGGTGAAGCCGACGGCCGACCAGGTGAGCCGCTACTATAAGCCCAATGCCTGGAACACGATGCGCATCACCGCCAAAGGACGCGACATCACGGTCACTGTCAACGGAATTGTTTCCGCCGAATTGAAAAATGATCCCGGCAATGCCAGTGGCAACATCGCTTTGCAGCTGCACGGCGGCCAGGATATGCTGGTCATGTTCAAAAATGTGCGCATCCGGGAACTTTGA
- a CDS encoding MFS transporter encodes MTAERREIEPIDGALSPTLNITDKASDGVPAGEELQPGSFPLRLHRICVGAIFFMHGLCFASWASRIPSIQENLNLTAATLGTVLFALPVGFFISLPFAGWFVGKVGSKKVVVLSAVLYALSLVSIGTASHALTLFFCLFSFGFFANLLNISINTQAIAVERLYKKKLMASFHGLWSLAGFTGAAVGTWMIGNGFAPFPHYVLICIVFLVANVVCSFYLVKKDEGLDEKRPLFAMPDKPLIGLGIIAFCSMMAEGAMFDWSGVYFIKVVNVEEEFTGLGYTTFMIAMAGMRFMADGLSGRFGLKRILQASGVMTTIGLLVAVLMPRMMTSLVGFFLIGMGVSSVVPLVYSAAGKSKTLSPGTALTAVSSLGFMGLLIGPPIIGFIAEVTSLRISFLAITIMSLAVVAFSSLMRDEQKS; translated from the coding sequence ATGACAGCAGAAAGAAGAGAAATCGAGCCCATTGATGGCGCCCTGTCGCCAACCCTAAACATTACTGACAAAGCGAGCGACGGCGTTCCTGCCGGTGAGGAATTGCAACCCGGTTCATTCCCATTGCGCCTGCATCGCATTTGCGTTGGGGCCATCTTTTTCATGCATGGGCTGTGCTTTGCCAGTTGGGCATCGCGTATTCCCAGCATCCAGGAAAATTTGAATCTTACAGCCGCCACATTGGGGACGGTGCTTTTTGCGCTGCCCGTTGGCTTTTTCATTTCCCTTCCATTTGCCGGATGGTTTGTAGGCAAAGTAGGAAGCAAGAAAGTCGTAGTGCTCTCGGCGGTTCTGTATGCACTCTCGCTGGTGAGCATCGGAACAGCATCCCATGCCTTGACATTATTTTTCTGTTTATTCTCCTTCGGGTTCTTCGCCAATCTTCTCAACATTTCAATCAATACACAGGCCATTGCCGTGGAGCGTCTTTATAAAAAGAAGTTGATGGCGTCGTTTCATGGCTTGTGGAGCCTGGCGGGTTTTACCGGCGCGGCGGTGGGTACGTGGATGATCGGGAATGGGTTTGCTCCCTTTCCACACTATGTCCTCATCTGCATTGTGTTTCTGGTAGCCAACGTGGTCTGCTCGTTTTATCTCGTCAAGAAGGATGAAGGCCTGGACGAAAAGCGTCCTCTTTTCGCGATGCCCGACAAGCCGCTGATCGGTCTTGGGATCATTGCATTCTGCTCCATGATGGCGGAGGGCGCGATGTTTGACTGGAGCGGCGTGTACTTTATCAAGGTTGTAAATGTAGAAGAGGAATTCACCGGGCTCGGATACACCACCTTTATGATTGCCATGGCCGGCATGCGCTTCATGGCCGACGGACTCTCCGGCAGGTTTGGGTTAAAGAGAATTCTTCAGGCCAGCGGAGTGATGACCACCATCGGATTGCTGGTGGCCGTGCTGATGCCTCGAATGATGACTTCCTTAGTCGGATTCTTTTTGATCGGCATGGGCGTTTCATCGGTCGTTCCGTTGGTGTATAGTGCTGCTGGAAAATCAAAAACACTGTCACCGGGGACGGCGTTGACTGCGGTCTCCTCCCTGGGATTTATGGGACTTCTCATTGGCCCTCCCATCATCGGATTTATTGCCGAGGTAACAAGCTTGAGAATTTCATTTCTTGCGATCACCATCATGTCGCTTGCCGTGGTAGCATTTTCTTCGCTGATGCGCGATGAACAAAAATCATAA
- a CDS encoding DeoR/GlpR family DNA-binding transcription regulator → MLKEERFQLILNKLSEDQKVTLKTLSEQLKVSEYTVRRDLKELTDQGLLKAVRGGAVPHSPTPHHFADRLNYQTDVKRAIAEKALGLLQNGQVVVFDGGTTAMAISSILPRDLHITVVTNSFPIVNVLESHPNIEVLFAGGRLNKSAFASIGHDTINFLRNVRADIYFMGICSIHPTIGVTTIYYEESEVKKAIVEVSKKVVALTPNERINTAEAFFICPATSVDVIITDDQGKESTEASFKDLGITVM, encoded by the coding sequence ATGCTAAAAGAAGAGCGATTTCAGCTGATCCTTAACAAGCTCTCCGAAGATCAGAAAGTGACGCTGAAGACCCTGAGCGAACAGCTCAAAGTCTCGGAGTATACCGTGAGAAGGGATCTCAAAGAGCTGACCGACCAGGGCTTGTTGAAAGCAGTGCGCGGTGGTGCGGTCCCTCACTCGCCGACACCTCATCATTTTGCCGATCGATTGAATTATCAAACGGATGTCAAGCGAGCCATTGCCGAGAAGGCATTGGGCTTGTTGCAGAATGGCCAGGTGGTCGTTTTTGACGGCGGCACAACGGCGATGGCCATTTCCAGCATCCTTCCCCGCGACCTTCACATCACCGTGGTGACCAATAGCTTCCCCATTGTGAATGTGTTGGAGTCCCATCCCAATATCGAGGTATTATTTGCCGGCGGGCGTTTAAATAAAAGCGCGTTCGCATCGATCGGGCACGATACCATTAACTTTTTGAGGAACGTGCGCGCCGATATCTATTTCATGGGGATCTGCAGCATTCACCCAACGATCGGGGTAACCACCATTTACTACGAAGAGAGTGAAGTTAAAAAAGCCATTGTCGAAGTTTCTAAAAAAGTCGTTGCCTTGACACCAAACGAAAGAATCAATACGGCGGAAGCCTTTTTCATATGCCCGGCGACGTCGGTCGATGTGATTATCACAGACGACCAGGGAAAAGAAAGTACGGAAGCGTCTTTTAAAGATTTGGGGATTACGGTGATGTGA
- a CDS encoding DinB family protein, which yields MASALPEVWLRGPLPNVPPLLQPIAHALLQATEELRALMSDFPNELLWQRPAGVASVGFHLQHLTGVLDRLFTYAAGKSLDESQLRYLKMEGAETDHLTASFLVDKFRDQVERSIQLLVEMGDQHLTDHRGVGRAGLPSTVIGLLTHAAEHTMRHTGQLLVTVKVLRNR from the coding sequence ATGGCTTCTGCTTTACCCGAAGTGTGGCTCCGCGGCCCACTTCCCAATGTGCCGCCGCTGTTGCAACCTATCGCCCATGCGCTCTTACAGGCGACGGAGGAGTTGCGCGCACTGATGAGCGACTTCCCAAACGAGTTACTTTGGCAACGCCCCGCAGGGGTAGCTTCGGTGGGCTTTCATTTGCAACACCTCACTGGGGTACTGGACCGGTTGTTTACTTACGCCGCTGGAAAATCTTTGGATGAAAGTCAGCTGCGCTATTTAAAAATGGAGGGTGCCGAGACGGATCACCTCACCGCCAGCTTTTTGGTGGATAAATTTCGAGATCAAGTGGAGCGTTCCATTCAACTCCTTGTGGAGATGGGAGACCAGCACCTGACGGATCACAGAGGTGTTGGTCGCGCCGGACTACCTTCAACGGTGATCGGTCTGCTCACCCATGCCGCCGAGCACACGATGCGCCACACGGGTCAATTGCTGGTGACCGTTAAAGTCCTCCGGAATCGCTAG